Genomic segment of Panthera leo isolate Ple1 chromosome B2, P.leo_Ple1_pat1.1, whole genome shotgun sequence:
ATCCAGGAGGTATGCTTCCACCAGAAGGAAGGGTTGCTGGGACATTTCCCCGCTAACTACCATCCTCCCTCATTTGAAGATTTCCCCTAGGGTCATTAAATCTCCTGAGTTTCTGGGCAGCACTTGTCTTTGTGCCTGGTGCACTCCCCCAGTGTCAGATAAGGACTTGAGGCAGACAGGAAGATGTATACAGCACATCCAAGGTGGGTCACTGCAGGGTGAATCTGAGTTGACACAGAACTGTTCATTGCAGCTCTGCTGAAATCAGAGGTGGGCTGAGGAGGTGAGCTACACTGGCACCAGAGACACCTATCTTAGAAGGTGAGATGGAAATATTGTCAATATTGTATTCCACATTGGCCATCAGAGGAATTACGGTACACTGGCTCTCAGAAAAACTCCAGATACTGttctgagaggcagaggaggTGAGCTAAAGGAAAAAATCACAGGGGAAATTGATAACTGAAGGAAGAAGACAATGCCAACAGAAGTAGGGATGAAGAGAATGCTTGTTTTTTTGCACAGTAAGTATTACTTAAACTAAGaccatctcctccctcccaagGAACTTTTAAGAATAGTTGATCCAGGGAGAAAACATACATCTCCAATGATGAGAAGGTAGAGAGGAACTGAGAGAgataagatggatggatggagatacATATCTATAGATAAGGATAGAAATAGATACAGACATGTAAGCATTCctattgaaaacagaaaaccagagaAGGAGGAACAATCTTAATAGACAAAGAACATAACCAGCAGCTACTGGAGGTGGATGAAAGTCATGGGATGGAATAGGAGGCTATTTGGTTTTGAAGATGGGAAAATCTGCAAGACTCTGAGAGTCTTTGAAGCATCAAACTGCATTCTTCCATGAAGTATTAAATTTACAACATGAGGTCTCAGATTTACAACAACAATACTGACATTTCAACTCTACTTTGCAAAGAttgtacagaaaaaaagaaaaaaaggaaaaggggcaCAGAAAAGAGGACCAAGACTGGAAGAAGGTATATGGATTTTGTAAAATGCATAGCTGTGAAATAAAAATACGAGACATGAGTGATACTGTGTTTGAGAACTACCCTGAACATGGGCACTGCTGACTGATGGGTCCACTTGCAGTGTGTGGTTGAAGTTGGACATGATCCACTATAAGGGAACAGATAGGGAATAGTAAGGCCAGAATACTGCTGTGAAAACTTTAGCTAAATAATTGTATGATGTATTAAACTAAGGTCAAGAATTCACCCCTAAGGTATGAGTATACAATAGATTGTAAATATCAGGTCATGCCATGATTTCTCTTAGAATCCTGGCTTGAGCAGTCCATTTGACCccaaattatgtatttataggattttaaacattttcagctGCATTTCCAGACATTTCATTTTATCCAGTTTGCCCTATCATTATTAGGACTATTTTTAGTGATGAAATGTATGATAAAGTATGAGAAGATGAACCAAGCATGTTTtataacctgaaaaaaaattttttgagggtTAAATAAGCTAATCATTTGGCAAATTGTCAGTTACACAATAAGAACCCAGACAACCATAGCTGCTCTGCTGCTGATAATTAATATCCATTTCATTTATGGaccactaatttttaaaattcctctctATCCATTGATTATAGGTACATTTTCTCAACTCTTTGTGGAATAATatgggaaaaaaggaataaactgtaAACAAAGAGGTGAGAATCATATCTGGGATTCCATCATTAAAATTTTGATGACTTAGTTTAATTCCTCTGTATTtgataaatggaaaatatgtcagaaaatgaatatttttatttaagtgttgGCATAAGTAAGACTTTATTACACATATTGatttggaagaaggaaaggagctaGTAATCTAAATTTTTTGGATGAACATTCAGTCGAAGGATTCCTGCGGGGCATAGATTTGTAAAacctattttgtgtgtgtgtgtgtgtgtgtgtgtgtgtgtgtgacgctAGGGCACTCCCCTGGCAAAAGGTTCTTGTAAATGGAAACCCTGAAAATGTACAAGGTGGCTATAAACAGGCTTGGAGTGAGGACACACTGTTTTGCCACACAGATAGTATGGTCGTTGGgagcagagaagcaggaaaaggagcacGGAAATTATGGAAGACAAAGAGAGCCATGGGCCCTTTTCTCTAGTATGTTAAGTAAAAAGGCCAGTGATTGAATGAAATGAGTATTTCCTAAACCTCTTTTGATCCActgcataaatgaataaaagatggtGGATTTTCCAAACTTGTGTTGTAATCGGGTTTTAAGCTGAGGAAAGAACAATAAATGTGCATATGCGTGCTCTGTAATATAGAGACAGTTAATTTATAATATTGGATAAGTGAGTactattacttttcttttagaaAGGAGATAATGTAGAGataggatatttctttttttcttaatgatatcGCTTACATTCTCTGCAAAatgttgcatatatattttgatgtttttcatcTCGAACAAACATCTGAATAGTGTcatcgtcgtcatcatcatcataattgtAACTAACACACACCATAAAGTTACTATGGGGCAggaatacatgcacacacactctccctctcaaagtattttccttgtgttttcacATTTAATTCCTCCAAAACACACAGGTAGTTTCTATGATTGttctctattttccaaatagaaaatatgagGAAAGAGCCAaggtaagaataaaaattttaaacaattgtcTTAAGAGTACATAGCATAAAGTGGCTGAGGAGGAATTCAAGCTCAGAAGTCAAaagaaggtgggaaggagaaaggaagaaaaaaggagagtgaAACACAGGAGATGGAGGAACAAGGGAGGAGGATATTCAGATAAATTGAgatataaagacacagaaaaacagaatgaaatgagaaaaggacTGAAAGGTGATATggtttaacagtttttaaaactgtgtgATGAATGTTGTAAATGTGCAATTTTGGAGAGCAAAGAGAATGCTCTCTTAATATTTAGCAAAGTGATTTTCACTAGTAGGTTTGTAATGTGCACTTTACTCAATATTTATAATGCAGATTTCTAATCATATATGAAGATGTGTAAGAGGAATAGAAATAGATAATGAATAATGGGTATCACAGATTAGAATAAGTcactgaatcttttatttttccctgcacTATAGGAGGCAGAATCTCATCCTTGAGTAGAAAGGAGGTAACATGTCTTCCTGTTTCTGTATTGGAACAATCACAGGCTTTTGAGCAACTACTTTTGAACCATTCCCCCAAAGAGGTGACTGCTCCAGAAGCTATGATCACAGTTTGCAATGACAGCCACAGTGATTTCATCCTCCTGGGCTTCTCTGAGAAGCCATATTTGGAGAAGATACTCTTCTGGGTTGTTCTGATCTTTTATTGTTTGACTCTTGCAGGAAATATGGTCATTATTCTTGTTTCCTCAAAGGACCCTAAACTCCACATtcccatgtatttctttctttgcaacCTTTCCCTGCTAGACCTCTCTTTCACCAGCAGCTGTGTTCCGCAGATGTTAGTTAATTTCTGGGGTCCAAAGAAGACCATCAGCTACATTGGCTGTGCTTTTCAACTCTATGTCTTCTTATGGCTTGGGGCCACCAAATGTGTCCTTCTTGTGGTCATGGCTATGGACCGCTATGTGGCAGTGTGTCACCCGCTGCAATATACTGCTATCATGCACCCCAAATTTTGTCTGCAGCTCGCCATCCTTGCATGGGGGGCTGGCCTGGTTCAGTCCCTGGTCCAGTCTCCTGCCACCCTCCAGTTACCCTTCTGCTCCCACCGCAGGGTGGATGACATTGTGTGTGAAGTCCCAGCCCTGATTCAGGCTTCCAGTGCAGACACAACCTACAATGAAATCCAGATGTCCATAGCTAGTATCATTTTTCTGGTGCTACCCCTGGTCATCATCCTTTCCTCATACGGGGCTGTTGCTAAGGCTGTGCTGAGAATAAAGTCAGCTGCAGGGCAGCGGAAGGCATTCAGCACCTGCACTTCTCACCTTCTTGTGGTGTCCCTCTTCTATGGCACAGTGACAGCTGTCTATCTCCAACCCAGGAACCGCTATGCTCAAGAACAGGGCAAGTTCCTCACCCTTTTCTACACCGTTGCAACCCCAGCACTTAATCCACTCATCTACACTCTAAGGAACAGGGAGGTCAAGGGGGCACTAATAAGACTGGGGAGGAGGACTTGGGATTCCCAGAATAACTGAAGCAGTTGGCACATGTTGGTCTCTTGCTTAACCTGAGAAGAGAGAATAACCTCATCGCAAAAAGCTGAAGCTTTACCTCCTCACCAAAAAGTAGGGGAGAAATAGCTGTGTTGCATTCAAAGCTGCGATTTCAGGTCCATTCATCATTAGCTGATTAGGCCCTTACTTTCTGCAGGGTGCTGATGGAGGTACAGTATGGTATAGAAATGAGTAGATTTAATAACCATTGTCTTAAAGAATGCTCAATACAGTTGCACTGGGGGGACAAAAGAAACACAGACTTGAAAAATACAAGAACAAGAATGTGTTTTGTgccttgccatttatttttttctttgctattttcctCCAAGCTCAACCATAATTTTCATCCAAATGTCTAGTCTAGCAAAAGTCCTAAAGTTTTGAGGCATCTAGTACTCTGACCTGGTGGGTCTTGGTTCTGAGTCACTGTTGCTTCATCACCTCAGCAGGACCACTGCTGATGTGTCATGTGCCCAAAGCTGCTCAGTGCAAAGTGTTGAGCAAGGAGAAGTCCACACTCACTGGTCTCTGGATCCAGGTTCTTAGTTTGAGCCCTGACATACCAAGCCCCCACTTACAGGAATAGACTTCTGTTTCTAGTTCATTCTGAGTCTCTGTTGTAATgaaatggctttctttttttttaattattatttttcttttaatttgcctccaaattagttaccatatagtgcaacaatgatttcaggagtagattccttaatggtccttgcccatttagcccatccccctcccacaacccctccagtatccctctgtttcttctccatatctaagagtctcttctgttttgtccccctccctgtttttctattatttttgcttcccttcccttatgttcatctgttctgtgttttaaaggcctcatattagtgaagtcatgtgatatttgtctttctctgacaaatttcacttagcttaataccctctagttccatccatgttgttgcaaatggaaagatttcattctttttgattgccgagtaatactccattgtgtgtgtgtgtgtgtgtgtgtgtgtgtgtgtgtgtgtgtgtgtgtgtgtgtacaccaaaattttctttatccattcacccatcaatggacatttgggctcttcccatactttcactattgttggtagtgctgctataaacattggggtgcaggtggCCCTTGGAAACATCACACCTGTAACCCttggataaaaacctagtagtgcaactgctgggtcatagggtagttctatttttaattttttgaggaacctccatactgttttcaagagtggatgcaccagcttgcaagagggttcctctttctccacatccttggaaatggctttctttttatcagatccaattattcattcatcttGTAGATATGTATTCATTTCTTGTTATACATCTAACATGTTTAGATGCTGGGGATATAATCGTAGATAAGACATAAAATCATCAACATTACAGAGTGTATGGTCAAATGGTGGATGCAGATactaaatgaaatattctttcattatttaatgGAGAGAGACTTGTTCTTTTGGCTCCCGTGTCAGGCTGATTGCAATGGTTCATGCTTTTTGGCTTTTGAATGTCATCCACCAAAGATCTATTTGTTGCTGCTTTTTCACTATTCCTTTATAAAAGTCCAttcttctagggttttttttcaccaaaatcaTGAATATAAATTATTGAATTTGCTGTGTAGTTTGCCTAATTACCTGTGTTCAGTCCTTAGCTGCTGCCAATTTCTGATGTAGGTGGAACTAGGATCAGGCCCTATAACCTCTCATTTTCTGCTCTGAAGTAACAGCACAATTTCTACGAGGATGCGACATCGTTTCTCACTGTCTATAAAAGAACAAtacttataaaatcatttttatatccttCTGTTCAGTTTCAAAGAATAAGGCAAGTGACTGAGAAGAAAACTACAAGGACAGAAGTTAATTTGTGGGTTCACTCTGAGCCTGTGCAGCAGGGGCAGCCCAGGGTGTGATGGGCTCCTGGTGTGACACGATTGACAGCTGGTAACTATCCTGGAGGTGAAAGCAGGGATACCAACGTGTTCAAATGTTTATCCTACTTTTGAAGGAGGCTGGGGTGGTTGCAGGTCTTGGGGGCAGAGGAAAACTGTGAGCCAGATGTAAATGCACAAAGGACAGAGGTTAAGATTCCAGTAAATGACAACAGCAAAACAGGGAAGAACAAAGTTCCTCCAACTTGAGGATTCATAACAGTCCATGGTACACTTGTTAAGAATTAAGATTCTCAGGTTTAATACAGAGAATTTCTGATTTAAAACATCTGATTGTGTTCTTGACTGGGCATTTTAATGctgtgattctgatgcaggctgACACCATACATGGGAAATGCCCTGTCTAGTTGCTCAGCCAAAGAGACAGAAGCTTCAAATGAATCAGTGTATTTTAAGaataagagagaagggaagaaagatctAGAAGTAGAATAAAGCTAATTGGCTCAACcccacattctgaggcactgaaGGTGGAATGATTTTCTCATTATGGAGCTGGGAATGAAATAGTGTCTTCAGGGGGGATTCAACTCAGGTAATGCCAGGAGGTGTAGAAAATGCCAAGTAAATAATTGAGGATGGAGGTGAGTTTACTAATTACGGAACAGGACATCCCAGTGGTACACTGGAGAGTTTTGGAGGGATAAAGGCAGGTgtctggggaaaggaaagggattcCATTATGGGAATTACAgcatggaaaaaatataaatgaccaaGATACGTTTACATTTTGGGAGATGGCTGAGGAAACAGTGATGAGAGGTGCTGTGGATGTAGCTGTGCACTCATTTGTCAAAATCCTTTTTTAATCtaatcacaaatatttatggactATATACTAAGAGCCAGGCACTGCTATATAAGGGTGAACAAGTCAGGAAAGATCACTTCCTTCATAGACATTCTAGATAATAGCCAATAATTCATTAGGTAAGCGACTTATTCAGAAAACTGCAGGCAGTGCTAGGAGTTCAGgcattttgttcctttgataTTTCTGGGGTGTCATGTCATCGTGTTctggcacatgtgtgcacatgatgGCAGACTAAACCTTCTGATGGCTGCTATGATAAGCTCTGAGGATATATCAGCCTCTATCAGCCTATAATCCAACCCTTCACACAGGGATACACGTTTCTGTAATGTTCAGTGTGACAGGCTGTGGACATATGCAAGTAAGTCCCAGAGTCTGCGAATTACAGGGAATAAACCAATGgtcaccagaggagaggtgggggaaagggtgaaataggtgattgggcacttgtcatgatgagcactgggtgatgtatggaagtttgaatcactatattgtacacctggaatcAATGTAatactgtatgttgactaactgggattaaaacaaaaacttaaataacttatggggtgcctgggtggcttagtcggttgagtgtccaacttccactcaggtcattatctcacggttcatgggtttgagccctgtgttggactctgggctgacagctcagagcctggaacctgcttcagattctgtgtctccctctctctctgcccctcccccactcatgctctgtctctctctgcgtctcaaaaaataaagaaacgtaattaaaaaaattaaaaaaaagaagtaaacttatATGTGAAAGCATAAAAAAAGTCCGAGTCTGTCGTGGGCACCTATCACTACTAGTCTCCAACCTGCCATCATTggtgcgtgcacacgtgtgtgtgtgtgtgtgtgtgtgtgtgtgtgtgtttgcacttTTACTGTGTGCTGCTAtggaaattcaaatatatatgaaagaaatagCATCTTAGAGTGTGACTATTACAAAAACTATATGAGTATCTGCCCCCTTTCACGTGGTCAGCAGGTGAATCCAATAAGAGCCTCATTTGAAAAGAGCAGTGGGAGCAAAAAGTCACTGCTCGCCAGGGGACATGTGTGAGTATGGGATCCACCGATTTTTACCAGCTGGCATTATATTTGCCTTttggcttcctttcttcctcaccaAGATAGCCTATATTCCACCAACCATATAATTATTCCACCAATAGACCCCAATGACTTTTCCATCTGCTTTTGGATGCTATTGGGTTTCTGTATTTGTTAGTATCTTGCTCatactttaaaatcaaatttaaatgttagAAACTCTTATCCCCTCCCTGCTATTCTTCATTGTAATGAAAGGAAtcatgccctcctcaatgcaccTTACTCTTTTATCAGTGTACTGCCTAgataattttatcaaaattggtgcatgtgtctgtgtcacTTGTGGACAGAGgcatcttactcatttttgttgGGCCAGTGCCAAGGAAGTTTCATCTATTGATATAGCTGTTGAGTTAGtgtagaagaaatgtaaaatccTTAAAGAACAGAAGATAAAGTCATTGAGTAGAAATTGTGAGTGAGGATTCTGAAGTTTCCAGAGGTCTATGTTTGGATCCAAGACGAAGACGTAAATTAAACATGCTCCTAAGTCTGGAAGTAACTTTGCCTAAATGGTTCTTAGGTCATGCTCAGTATGTTCCAAATGCAGGTATTTGTACAGGATGATGCCAGATGAGTTTgaggagaaataaataatgaTGCAGAGCTCCCCCAACGCCAGAAATCCACATATATTTCAATGCCAAAGGTGAAAATAAAAGACAGTGTGAGGGAAACCTATGTGAAGCCAAGAAGTTATGTCAGTTCTTAGCTGTCCCAAGTaggatctttatttttaaattttaacttttttaatttattttttttaccttcacTCTTTAAACAGGTTTAATTCTAgcagagttaacatacagtgttacgttcatttcaggtgtatgatataccgattcaacacttccatacaacacctggtgctcatcacagtaagtgccctccttaatgcccatcacatatttaacccatcctcccacccacctcccttccggaaatcatcagtttgttctctatagtttagagtctgtttcttggtttgtctctattttcctttttttttttcttaaattccacatatgagtggaataatagggtatttgtctttctgtgatttatatcacttagcataccctctggttccattcatgtcattgcaaatggcaagatttcatattttttatggatgttatacacacacacacacacatcttctttatccattcatcagtcaatgggcacttaggttgcttccataatttggctattgtaaataatgctgcaataaacatagggacttctatatctttttgaattcatgtttttgtattttgggggtaaatagcCACTAGTGGAATTGCTccatcatatggtagctctatttttagttttttaaggaacctccataccattttccagagtggctgcaccagtttgcattcccaccagcagtgcacaaaggttctttttctccacagtCTGACCAACACCTGTGGTTTCTtggtatttttgattttagccattctgacaggtgtgaggcgatatctcactgtggttttgatttgcatttccctgatgataagtgatgttgagcaccttttcatgtgtctgtttgccatgcatgtgtcttctttggagaaatatctgtctTCTGcgcatttttaaatttgattttttgtggGTTTAGTgatgagttgtataaattctttatatatttttgatactaaccctttattgaatatgtcattggcaaatatcttctgtgTGATCTTGAGTCTGGTCTTGTATCACATCTAAGATACATGATATTCCTGTGAGGATACAATTTTTAACTCTTTACCTATGGCATAATTATGGATAGTTAATATTGAGATATTAAATATATCATGCAATTAGTTATGATGAATGCATATTAAGACAGAATATTGCCACTAACCCCAGAACGTTCTATTAGCCTCCTCAGtcactcaaaaaaaaacccctcataaCAATAACCATTGTTATTATAAGTTAGTTTTACCTATtccagaatattatataaatttacattatGTTTGTTTTGTGCTTGGTTTCTTTCcacttaacatatttttaaagtttatttatttattttgagagagagaacggacaagcaggggagggtcagagagagagggagagagaaaatcccaagctgtcagcgcagagcccaatgtggggcttgttctcatgaacaatgagatcctgacctgagccaaggtcagacacccagctgactgagacacccaggtgcccctagaatgatACATTTTCAACCAAAGATGGACTTACAGTGGCACATTATAACTGTCCAAAGTCTTTGGTTTACCTTAAgggtcactcttggtgttgtatgttCTATGGGTTTGTATAAATGTTTTGTATCACTGTAacatcatacagaatattttcacagcCCTAACTATCCTCTTTCTATTCCTGTCTACTCCACCATGCTCCTGGCAACCAGTGATCCTTTCactgtctctgt
This window contains:
- the LOC122219282 gene encoding olfactory receptor 2H2-like codes for the protein MITVCNDSHSDFILLGFSEKPYLEKILFWVVLIFYCLTLAGNMVIILVSSKDPKLHIPMYFFLCNLSLLDLSFTSSCVPQMLVNFWGPKKTISYIGCAFQLYVFLWLGATKCVLLVVMAMDRYVAVCHPLQYTAIMHPKFCLQLAILAWGAGLVQSLVQSPATLQLPFCSHRRVDDIVCEVPALIQASSADTTYNEIQMSIASIIFLVLPLVIILSSYGAVAKAVLRIKSAAGQRKAFSTCTSHLLVVSLFYGTVTAVYLQPRNRYAQEQGKFLTLFYTVATPALNPLIYTLRNREVKGALIRLGRRTWDSQNN